The genomic window ATTCGACAGCCCCGAGGCCGTTGAGATGTGGAACTACCTCAAGGAGCTCTGGCCCTACGTGCATCCGTCCAGCACCACGTGGGACGCCATGGCCGACCCGCTCCTCAAGGGGGAGGTTCTTATAGCATGGGACCACACGGCTAGGATTAAGAACGCCATAGAGACCAAGCCTGACCAGTTCGTCGTCGTTCCAGTTCCGAGGGGGCCGAAGGGCAGGGGATTCATAGTCGTCCTTGCCGGGCTCGCCATACCGAAGGGAGCACCCCACAAGGATCAGGCCTGGAAGCTCATAGACTACCTAACCAAGCCTGAGACCCAGGTCAAGGTTCTGGAGAAGGTTGGGTTCTTCCCAACCGTTGAAGAAGCCAGCGGAAAGCTGCCGGAGGGACCGCTTAAGATACTCGCCAAGGGTGTTCAGGCCCAGGCCAGCACGCAGGATGCCCTGGTTGTCATGATACCAAACCTGGGAGACAAGGGAGGTCAGTTCAAGGAGTACTACAAGCAGGCCTTCGAGAGGATAGTCCTAAACAACGAGGACCCCGCGACCGTAACCAAGGAGATAAAGCCTGATCTCATAAAACTCTTCGAGGAAGTTGGAGTGCCGGTGCCGTGAGGGATAGCCATGGAACGGCGCTCTCTCGTCCCCTATCTTTTAATTTTACCCGCTTTCCTTTACCTGCTGTTTTTCGTTGGCTATCCCCTTGTTCAGGCCCTGTACCTAGCTTTTACTCAGAACGGTGCTTTCTCGCTGGAGGTTTGGAGGAGAACATTTAGCGATTACTATTTCTGGAGCGCGTTTAAATACACCATCCTTCTCGCTGGTGTCATAGTCCCCACTCAGGTCGCCCTCGCAGTTGTTCTTGCCCTTCTTATGAACCGGGTCTTCAAGGGCAAGGACGCCGCCCTCTACGCCCTGATAATTCCCCTCACCATAAGCGACGTGGCGGCCGGCTTGATATGGTACTCAATGCTCTCCCCATACGGTTTCATAAACAAACTTCTGATGAATCTTGGAGTTATCAGCCAGCCCCTGTACTTCTTCGGCTACGAGTACCGTATGAGGGAGTTCTTCGCAATAGTTATAGCCGAGCTGTGGCGCTCCACGGCGATAGTCTTTGTGATAATCCTCGCCGGCCTTCAGATGATAAGCAAGGAGTACATAGAGGCCGCCGAAGTCTTTGGGGCCAACTACTGGACAAGGCTCAGGCGCATTGTTCTGCCGCTCCTAAAACCCAGCATCCAGAGCGCCCTCATAATAAGGACTCTCTTTGCGATGCAGATCTTCGGTATCGTCTGGATACTGGCTGGTAGGGATATCCCGGTTCTCGCAGGGGAAGGCTACTATCAGCTTACGGAGATAAAAGATGCAGGCGTTGCTTCGGTTTACGCCCTTGTAATAGCGGCCCTCTCCATACTTCTCGGGGCACTCTACATCAAGTTCCTCCGCGCTGAGTACCTGGAGGTGGGAGAATGAACGATGAAACCAAGTACGCCCTCAAAAAGGTGGGGTTCTACACCGCCGTTTTCACGGCCGCCGTCTGGATAGTGATCCCGATCATCATCTCCTTCCTCTACGCCTTCACCACCAAGACCGACTACTATGACCCGACCAAGATAGTTCCGACGAGCTTCACGAGCGAGTACGTTCGCACGATACTCTTCACCCTCGGAGCGTGGGACGGGATAAAGAACAGCGTCATAGTGGCGGTGCTCACCATAATCATAAGCTTTATCCTAGGGGTTCCGGCGGGGTACTCGATAGCCAAATACATGTTCCCTGGCAAGGACCACA from Thermococcus sp. MAR1 includes these protein-coding regions:
- a CDS encoding carbohydrate ABC transporter permease, with product MERRSLVPYLLILPAFLYLLFFVGYPLVQALYLAFTQNGAFSLEVWRRTFSDYYFWSAFKYTILLAGVIVPTQVALAVVLALLMNRVFKGKDAALYALIIPLTISDVAAGLIWYSMLSPYGFINKLLMNLGVISQPLYFFGYEYRMREFFAIVIAELWRSTAIVFVIILAGLQMISKEYIEAAEVFGANYWTRLRRIVLPLLKPSIQSALIIRTLFAMQIFGIVWILAGRDIPVLAGEGYYQLTEIKDAGVASVYALVIAALSILLGALYIKFLRAEYLEVGE